A single Amphiura filiformis chromosome 8, Afil_fr2py, whole genome shotgun sequence DNA region contains:
- the LOC140159587 gene encoding protein O-mannose kinase-like encodes MPIKSVFCFILIASVAFTAIGLFVFRIRVPSDNHALSLMRETLSAGKLVGVVNNSLVTDAPVPLRRRDELQVDRVTDYYLIQEHETTRQLNDTDRHCRKGSFQLNNDGVCHRWLTCKDIQYNVTPIKRIGEGTIKKVYLARWKEYNVSLLRLQHMDWNSQLLFSSLANNMQQFQPSPFVTQFLGFCPSIPALVTEYHRFGSLNKINKILKEQNEDSVLTRFRISLDYVKIINFLHSSPTGTHVMCDSGNLNKTLSQFLVTSDLHIIVNDLDFLPVADSSKRVVTNCGSWGIESGENGKFAAPEQLIWSSIKRKKYYKPVKGFNEKSDIWKIPTVVDYLMGESFYGKHAKFKLSTIHQKCRSMDPKLRPTAAEVLKVYYYVQQRLELMMTNNV; translated from the exons ATGCCCATCAAATCTGTGTTCTGCTTCATCTTGATAGCATCAGTAGCATTCACTGCTATTGGCTTATTCGTATTTCGAATACGAGTACCTTCGGATAATCATGCACTATCATTGATGAGGGAGACACTTTCCGCTGGGAAATTGGTTGGTGTGGTGAATAATTCACTGGTAACCGATGCACCTGTTCCCTTGCGTCGTCGCGATGAACTGCAGGTGGACAGAGTGACCGACTATTATTTGATTCAG GAGCACGAGACTACACGCCAATTGAATGACACTGACAGACATTGTAGAAAGGGATCTTTTCAACTCAATAATGATGGCGTTTGTCATCGTTGGTTAACCTGTAAGGATATTCAATACAACGTCACACCTATTAAAAGAATCGGTGAGGGAACAATCAAAAAA GTTTACCTTGCTAGATGGAAGGAATACAACGTTAGCCTATTGCGTTTGCAGCATATGGATTGGAATTCACAACTACTCTTTTCGTCGCTGGCAAACAATATGCAACAGTTTCAACCAAGTCCTTTTGTGACTCAATTTCTTGGTTTTTGCCCATCAATTCCGGCCTTAGTCACCGAGTATCACAGATTTGGATCATtaaataaaatcaacaaaatcttAAAGGAACAAAATGAAGATAGTGTGCTTACCAGATTCAGAATTTCTCTTGATTatgttaaaataattaattttcttcATTCCAGTCCAACTGGTACTCATGTCATGTGCGATAGCGGTAACTTAAATAAAACACTTTCACAATTTTTGGTGACATCCGATCTCCATATTATCGTTAACGATTTAGATTTCCTTCCAGTGGCCGACTCGTCCAAGAGAGTGGTAACAAATTGTGGATCTTGGGGAATAGAATCCGGGGAAAATGGAAAATTTGCTGCTCCCGAGCAATTAATATGGTCTTCCATAAAACGCAAGAAATATTATAAACCAGTTAAAGGATTTAATGAGAAGTCCGACATCTGGAAGATTCCAACTGTAGTAGATTATTTGATGGGAGAGTCCTTCTATGGAAAACATGCCAAATTCAAGCTGTCCACAATTCACCAAAAGTGTCGTAGTATGGATCCAAAACTCAGACCTACTGCAGCTGAAGTTTTAAAAGTATACTATTATGTACAACAAAGATTGGAGCTTATGATGACCAATAATGTGTAA